One genomic segment of Flavobacteriaceae bacterium includes these proteins:
- a CDS encoding IS3 family transposase, giving the protein MKIAPINRKKRRYAIATICNAFELKRDAYYKYQKRFVLKKQIEQNVIMLVKKSRKTLPREGTRKLMKSLHNDFRKQNINIGRDQLFRILKENNLLIRRKKYSSKTTNSYHRFYKYKNIIKDLIINRPNQVWASDITYIRTINGFCYLALITDMYSRKIVGYDISDSLELKGCVRALNKAIYQTKNTEEIIHHSDRGIQYCSNVYTQILKRKKIQISMTQENHCYENAMAERVNGILKDEFFLDQTFTNINHAKKATKNAIKLYNNKRLHLSLDYKTPNYVHKNVA; this is encoded by the coding sequence ATGAAAATAGCACCGATTAATAGAAAAAAAAGAAGGTACGCCATCGCTACTATTTGTAATGCTTTCGAGTTAAAAAGAGATGCTTATTACAAATATCAAAAAAGGTTTGTTCTTAAAAAACAAATAGAACAAAATGTAATAATGCTTGTTAAAAAAAGCAGGAAAACATTACCCAGAGAAGGTACTAGAAAGCTAATGAAATCCTTACATAATGATTTTAGGAAACAGAATATAAATATAGGTAGAGACCAGTTATTTAGAATCTTAAAAGAAAATAATTTGTTAATTAGAAGGAAAAAATATTCTTCTAAAACAACCAACTCTTACCATCGTTTTTATAAATATAAAAATATCATAAAAGACCTGATCATTAATAGACCTAACCAAGTTTGGGCTTCGGATATTACCTATATAAGAACTATAAATGGATTTTGTTATTTAGCACTTATTACTGATATGTATTCAAGAAAAATAGTAGGCTATGATATTAGTGATAGTTTAGAACTTAAAGGCTGTGTTAGAGCTTTAAATAAAGCTATTTATCAAACTAAAAATACCGAAGAAATCATACATCATTCTGATAGAGGAATACAATATTGTAGCAATGTTTATACTCAAATTTTGAAAAGAAAAAAGATACAAATCAGTATGACCCAAGAAAATCATTGCTACGAAAACGCAATGGCCGAAAGAGTTAACGGAATTTTAAAAGATGAATTCTTCCTCGACCAAACATTTACAAATATCAATCACGCCAAAAAAGCAACAAAAAATGCAATCAAATTATATAATAATAAAAGATTACATTTATCTTTAGATTATAAAACACCTAATTACGTGCACAAAAATGTAGCATAA